A single window of Paenibacillus sp. SYP-B4298 DNA harbors:
- the atpE gene encoding F0F1 ATP synthase subunit C: MELLAAAIVIGLGAIGAGFGNGMIVSKTVEGIARQPEAKSALQTTMFIGVGIVEVVPIIGVVLGFLIFFGQ, translated from the coding sequence ATGGAATTATTGGCAGCAGCAATTGTTATCGGTTTGGGTGCGATTGGCGCAGGTTTTGGTAACGGTATGATCGTAAGCAAAACAGTAGAAGGTATCGCTCGTCAGCCAGAAGCGAAGTCCGCTCTGCAAACGACAATGTTTATCGGTGTTGGTATCGTCGAGGTTGTTCCAATCATCGGCGTTGTACTTGGTTTCCTTATTTTCTTTGGTCAATAA
- a CDS encoding AtpZ/AtpI family protein, with the protein MNPNNKKDNPLLAAGMVGALGLNVAICMVLGYFAGDWLGGSKGWTAVGLIVGLAVGILSCVMLVRKVLGNTDG; encoded by the coding sequence ATGAATCCAAACAATAAGAAGGACAACCCGCTGCTCGCCGCCGGCATGGTCGGCGCGCTCGGCTTGAATGTCGCAATCTGCATGGTTTTAGGGTATTTTGCCGGAGATTGGCTTGGCGGCTCGAAGGGCTGGACCGCAGTGGGCCTGATCGTTGGTCTGGCGGTCGGTATACTGTCCTGCGTCATGCTGGTGAGAAAGGTGCTGGGGAATACCGATGGATGA
- a CDS encoding F0F1 ATP synthase subunit delta, which yields MSRDTVVAKRYAKALFELAQQSGKVAEFENELGLVAQAVAGDAQVSKFLETPNIASDVKSEIMKSALTGRVSDDVLRSVELLIGRGRINITEELYEAYKKIAGEALGQADATVYTSHKLSDDELGKVAAQFGAIIGKKVRATQVERPELLGGIQVRIGDRLYDGSLSGKLERLEKSLKA from the coding sequence ATGAGCCGCGATACTGTCGTAGCGAAGCGATATGCCAAAGCGCTGTTCGAGCTGGCACAGCAGAGCGGCAAGGTAGCGGAGTTCGAAAATGAGCTTGGTCTTGTTGCTCAGGCAGTAGCTGGCGATGCGCAGGTCTCCAAATTTCTCGAAACTCCAAATATAGCTTCGGATGTGAAATCCGAAATCATGAAGAGTGCGCTGACCGGCCGCGTATCGGATGATGTGCTAAGAAGTGTAGAGCTGCTTATTGGCCGCGGACGCATCAACATTACCGAAGAACTCTATGAAGCTTATAAGAAGATTGCCGGGGAAGCATTGGGACAAGCGGATGCTACAGTCTATACCTCCCACAAGCTGTCTGATGACGAGCTAGGCAAGGTAGCTGCCCAATTCGGCGCGATCATTGGCAAGAAGGTTCGTGCGACGCAGGTTGAGCGTCCTGAATTGCTTGGAGGCATTCAAGTGCGGATCGGCGATCGTCTGTACGATGGCAGCCTGTCTGGCAAGCTTGAGCGTCTGGAAAAATCATTGAAAGCATAA
- the upp gene encoding uracil phosphoribosyltransferase — protein MGRLIVCDHPLIQHKLTFIRDKHTNTKDFRELVDEVATLMAYEITRDVPLVSINVDTPVATAECKVVSGRMVGLIPILRAGLGMVEGMLKLIPSAKVGHIGLSRNPETLQPVEYYINLPTDAAERLLIVIDPMLATGGSANAAIESLKNRGCKQIKLMCLIAAPEGVAAVQKAHPDVDIYVAAQDSHLDEHGYIIPGLGDAGDRMFGTMHN, from the coding sequence ATGGGCAGATTGATCGTTTGCGATCATCCGCTAATTCAGCACAAGCTGACATTTATTCGCGATAAACATACCAATACGAAGGACTTCCGGGAGCTCGTGGATGAGGTAGCAACCTTGATGGCCTATGAAATTACACGGGATGTTCCGCTTGTAAGTATAAATGTGGATACACCTGTAGCGACGGCGGAGTGCAAGGTGGTGTCCGGGCGCATGGTTGGACTCATTCCTATCCTGCGAGCAGGTCTTGGCATGGTCGAAGGAATGCTCAAGCTGATTCCGTCGGCGAAGGTGGGACATATTGGCCTGTCTCGCAATCCGGAGACGCTGCAGCCGGTCGAATATTATATTAATCTGCCGACAGATGCGGCGGAGCGGCTGCTGATCGTCATTGATCCGATGCTGGCAACAGGCGGCTCGGCCAATGCAGCGATTGAATCGCTGAAGAATCGCGGCTGCAAGCAGATCAAGCTGATGTGTCTGATCGCTGCGCCGGAGGGTGTGGCAGCGGTACAGAAGGCGCATCCTGATGTCGATATTTATGTTGCTGCGCAGGACAGCCATCTGGATGAGCATGGCTATATTATTCCTGGACTTGGCGACGCTGGAGACCGGATGTTCGGAACGATGCATAATTAG
- the atpA gene encoding F0F1 ATP synthase subunit alpha — MSIRPDEISTLIKQQIEKYKSEIQVVDVGTVISVGDGIARIHGLENVMAGELLEFASGVVGMAQNLEENNVGAIILGPYTDIREGDQVKRTGRIMEVPVGEELLGRVVNPLGQPLDGKGPINTKQFRPIESPAPGVIDRKSVHEPMQTGIKAIDSMVPIGRGQRELIIGDRQTGKTAIAIDAIINQKGSGMKCIYVAVGQKQSTVANVVETLRRNGAMDYTIVVTASASEPSPLLFLAPYAGCAMGEYFMYKGEHVLVIYDDLSKQAAAYRELSLLLRRPPGREAYPGDVFYLHSRLLERAAKLSDELGGGSLTALPFIETQASDVSAYIPTNVISITDGQIFLESDLFYSGQRPAVNVGISVSRVGGSAQIKAMKKVAGTLRLDLAAYRELAAFAQFGSDLDKSTLARLNRGARTLEILKQGVNQPMPVEKQVISIYTAVKGHLDEIPVADILRFEKEFMAFMDSNHPEIAASIRDTKDLVADNEKALVDAINKFKRSFSVSG, encoded by the coding sequence TTGAGTATCAGACCTGATGAAATCAGCACGCTGATTAAACAGCAGATCGAAAAGTATAAATCCGAAATCCAAGTCGTTGATGTTGGTACAGTAATCAGCGTTGGTGACGGTATCGCCCGCATTCACGGCCTGGAGAACGTTATGGCCGGCGAATTGCTTGAATTCGCCAGCGGCGTAGTAGGCATGGCGCAGAACCTTGAAGAAAACAATGTTGGCGCCATCATCCTGGGTCCATACACTGACATTCGTGAAGGGGACCAAGTCAAAAGAACGGGTCGCATCATGGAGGTTCCAGTAGGCGAAGAGCTGCTGGGTCGCGTTGTGAACCCTCTTGGACAGCCGCTCGACGGCAAAGGCCCGATCAATACCAAGCAATTCCGTCCGATCGAATCGCCTGCTCCTGGCGTTATTGACCGTAAATCGGTTCATGAGCCGATGCAGACCGGTATCAAAGCGATCGACTCCATGGTTCCTATCGGTCGCGGTCAGCGCGAGCTGATCATTGGTGACCGTCAGACAGGTAAGACCGCCATCGCAATCGATGCGATCATCAACCAAAAAGGCAGCGGCATGAAATGTATCTATGTTGCTGTCGGTCAGAAGCAGTCGACTGTAGCGAACGTGGTGGAAACGCTGCGTCGCAATGGGGCGATGGACTATACGATCGTCGTGACCGCTTCTGCTTCCGAGCCATCTCCATTGCTGTTCCTGGCTCCATACGCTGGCTGCGCAATGGGCGAATACTTCATGTACAAAGGCGAGCATGTACTGGTAATCTATGATGACCTGTCCAAGCAGGCTGCTGCGTATCGTGAGCTGTCCTTGCTGCTCCGTCGTCCACCGGGTCGCGAAGCTTATCCTGGTGACGTATTCTACCTGCACTCCCGTCTGCTAGAGCGTGCAGCGAAGCTGAGCGACGAGCTGGGTGGCGGCTCGCTGACTGCGCTGCCATTCATCGAGACACAGGCTTCTGACGTATCGGCCTACATCCCGACGAACGTAATCTCCATCACAGACGGCCAGATCTTCCTGGAGTCTGATCTGTTCTACTCCGGTCAGCGCCCAGCGGTTAACGTTGGTATCTCGGTATCCCGGGTAGGCGGCTCTGCACAGATCAAGGCGATGAAGAAGGTTGCGGGTACACTTCGTCTGGATCTGGCAGCTTATCGCGAGCTGGCAGCATTCGCACAGTTCGGTTCCGACCTGGACAAGTCTACGCTTGCCCGTCTGAATCGTGGTGCGCGCACGCTGGAGATTCTGAAGCAAGGCGTCAACCAGCCAATGCCGGTTGAGAAGCAGGTTATCAGCATCTATACAGCTGTTAAGGGTCATCTGGATGAAATTCCAGTCGCGGACATCCTTCGCTTCGAGAAGGAGTTCATGGCGTTTATGGATTCCAACCATCCAGAGATTGCAGCCTCGATCCGTGATACCAAGGATCTGGTTGCCGACAATGAGAAGGCTCTCGTTGACGCGATCAACAAGTTCAAACGCAGCTTTTCCGTATCCGGTTAA
- the rpiB gene encoding ribose 5-phosphate isomerase B: MKIAIGADHAGYRLKDVVIPFIQQLGHEVEDLGCSCDQSVDYPDYAMSVCDRVVQGTADRGILICGTGIGMSIAANKIPGIRCALVHDLFSAQATREHNDTNVLALGERVVGPGVAQEIIRIWLETPFSQGERHVGRVNKVKQLEQQFSVQS, from the coding sequence GTGAAAATCGCTATTGGAGCCGATCATGCCGGGTATCGGCTGAAGGATGTTGTTATTCCGTTTATTCAACAATTGGGGCATGAGGTGGAAGATCTCGGCTGTAGCTGCGACCAGTCTGTTGATTACCCCGATTATGCAATGAGCGTGTGCGATCGCGTCGTTCAAGGGACGGCGGACAGAGGGATATTAATCTGCGGCACTGGCATCGGCATGTCGATTGCTGCCAACAAGATTCCGGGCATTCGCTGCGCGCTGGTGCATGACCTGTTCTCCGCCCAAGCGACACGCGAGCACAACGATACGAATGTGCTGGCGCTCGGCGAGCGTGTGGTTGGACCTGGGGTAGCCCAGGAGATCATCCGCATCTGGCTGGAGACGCCGTTCTCCCAGGGAGAACGGCATGTCGGGCGGGTCAACAAGGTTAAGCAGTTGGAACAGCAGTTCAGCGTCCAGTCTTAA
- the glyA gene encoding serine hydroxymethyltransferase: protein MENLRKQDPEILHALNLELQRQRDNIELIASENIVSEAVMEAMGSALTNKYAEGYPGKRFYGGCEYVDIAEDIARKRALELFGAEHVNVQPHSGAQANMAVYLAALKPGDTVLGMNLAHGGHLTHGSPVNASGLLYNFVAYGVSEDSFTIDYEEVRKAAFKHRPKMIVAGASAYPRIIDFEKLGQIANDVGALFMVDMAHIAGLVASGQHPSPVPHAHFVTTTTHKTLRGPRGGMILCRKPWAAAIDKAVFPGTQGGPLMHVIAAKAVALGEALQPSFKAYGENVVKNAKVLAEGLVARGLNLVSGGTDNHLMLIDTRNLNITGKEAEHVLDQVGITANKNAIPFDPTSPFVTSGIRLGTPAATSRGMDEAAMKVIADVIADVLKNPKDEAVLAASKAKVRELTAQYPLYSGLTY, encoded by the coding sequence ATGGAAAACTTACGCAAGCAGGACCCTGAAATTTTACATGCGCTTAATCTGGAGCTTCAGCGCCAGCGCGATAACATCGAGCTGATCGCATCGGAGAATATCGTCAGCGAGGCCGTTATGGAAGCAATGGGCTCTGCACTGACCAACAAATATGCGGAAGGCTATCCAGGCAAACGGTTCTATGGCGGCTGTGAGTATGTGGACATCGCGGAGGACATCGCCCGCAAGCGCGCGCTGGAGCTGTTTGGCGCAGAGCATGTGAACGTGCAGCCTCACTCCGGCGCACAAGCCAATATGGCGGTCTACCTGGCGGCGCTTAAGCCTGGCGATACGGTGCTTGGCATGAACCTGGCGCACGGCGGTCACCTGACGCATGGCAGCCCGGTTAATGCCTCCGGTCTGCTGTACAACTTCGTAGCGTATGGCGTTAGTGAAGACAGCTTCACCATTGATTATGAAGAGGTGCGCAAGGCGGCATTCAAGCATCGTCCTAAAATGATCGTTGCCGGTGCGAGCGCGTATCCGCGCATCATCGATTTTGAAAAGCTCGGACAAATCGCAAACGACGTAGGCGCGCTGTTCATGGTGGACATGGCGCATATCGCGGGTCTGGTTGCATCCGGCCAGCATCCAAGCCCTGTTCCACATGCCCATTTCGTAACGACCACTACACACAAAACCTTGCGCGGTCCGCGCGGCGGGATGATTCTGTGCCGCAAGCCGTGGGCAGCAGCGATTGACAAAGCGGTATTCCCTGGCACGCAAGGCGGCCCGTTGATGCATGTGATCGCAGCCAAAGCGGTTGCGCTGGGCGAAGCATTGCAGCCTTCCTTCAAAGCCTATGGCGAGAATGTAGTCAAGAATGCCAAGGTGCTGGCTGAAGGACTGGTCGCTCGCGGCCTGAATCTGGTATCTGGCGGTACAGACAACCACCTGATGCTGATCGATACGCGCAATCTGAATATTACAGGCAAGGAAGCTGAGCATGTGCTGGATCAGGTCGGCATTACAGCGAACAAAAATGCGATTCCATTCGATCCGACTAGCCCGTTCGTTACAAGCGGCATTCGTCTGGGAACGCCGGCGGCTACTTCCCGCGGCATGGATGAGGCGGCGATGAAGGTCATTGCCGACGTGATTGCCGACGTGCTGAAGAATCCTAAGGATGAGGCTGTGCTGGCAGCATCCAAAGCTAAGGTGCGCGAGCTGACTGCTCAGTATCCATTGTACTCTGGTCTGACTTACTAA
- the wecB gene encoding non-hydrolyzing UDP-N-acetylglucosamine 2-epimerase yields the protein MSKLKIMSIFGTRPEAVKMAPLVLELQKHPEHIESLVCVTAQHRQMLDQVLEFFKIQPDYDLNVMKERQTLTETTVRVLEGLEPILRESKPDMVLVHGDTQTAFLASYASFLQQIQVGHVEAGLRTWNKLSPYPEEMNRQLAGVLSDVHFAPTERSANNLRQENKPDSRIYVTGNTATDVFQYTVSEDFGHPVLDWAKGKRVILMTAHRRESLGEPHRNVFRAVKRIADEHEDVAIIYAVHPNPAVREPAQELLGDHPRIRLIEPLDVFEFHNFYPHTYMIMTDSGGLQEEAPSFGVPTLVLRDTTERPEGIDAGTLELVGTEEELIYSRAKALLEDQELYSRMSNAANPYGDGKASIRIAQAILHHFGRNEERPDSFTERS from the coding sequence TTGTCCAAATTGAAAATTATGAGCATTTTCGGCACCCGTCCCGAGGCGGTGAAGATGGCTCCGCTCGTGCTGGAGCTTCAGAAGCATCCCGAGCATATCGAGTCGCTCGTGTGCGTCACGGCTCAGCATCGTCAGATGCTGGATCAGGTGCTGGAATTTTTCAAGATTCAGCCAGATTATGATTTGAACGTGATGAAGGAACGCCAGACCTTGACCGAGACGACCGTGCGCGTGCTGGAGGGGCTGGAGCCGATTCTACGCGAGTCGAAGCCGGACATGGTGCTAGTGCATGGCGATACACAGACTGCATTTCTAGCTAGCTACGCCTCCTTCCTGCAGCAGATTCAGGTCGGGCATGTGGAGGCCGGACTGCGCACATGGAATAAGCTCTCGCCGTACCCGGAGGAGATGAATCGCCAGCTTGCGGGTGTCTTGTCGGACGTCCATTTCGCGCCTACAGAGCGTTCGGCGAATAATCTGCGCCAGGAGAACAAGCCGGATAGCCGAATCTATGTCACTGGCAATACGGCCACTGATGTATTCCAGTATACCGTCAGTGAAGACTTCGGGCACCCTGTGCTTGATTGGGCGAAGGGGAAAAGGGTAATACTGATGACTGCGCATCGCAGGGAATCGCTCGGTGAGCCGCACCGCAATGTATTCCGGGCGGTCAAGCGGATCGCCGATGAGCATGAGGATGTCGCGATCATCTATGCGGTCCATCCGAATCCGGCTGTTCGTGAGCCGGCTCAGGAGCTGCTCGGTGATCATCCGCGCATCCGGCTGATCGAGCCACTGGATGTATTTGAGTTTCACAATTTCTATCCTCACACGTACATGATTATGACCGATTCTGGCGGCCTGCAGGAAGAGGCCCCGTCCTTCGGCGTGCCTACGCTTGTGCTGCGGGATACGACCGAGCGCCCGGAGGGCATCGATGCTGGAACACTGGAGCTGGTAGGTACGGAGGAGGAGCTGATCTATTCCAGAGCGAAGGCGCTGCTGGAGGATCAGGAGTTGTATAGCAGGATGAGCAATGCCGCTAATCCATATGGAGACGGCAAAGCGTCTATCCGCATTGCACAAGCCATCCTGCATCATTTTGGCAGGAATGAAGAACGGCCGGACTCGTTCACAGAACGTTCATAA
- the atpG gene encoding ATP synthase F1 subunit gamma encodes MAKGMREIKRQIKSIQNQRQITKAMEMVSAAKLRRAQEAAQASRPYAEKLKEVVDSIASGTKDVKHPMLEKRPVKKTGYLVITSDRGLAGGYNANVLRKVTQTIRERHKSADEYVLFVIGRKGRDYFNRRNMPILEEVTGLPDAPAFADIKSIAYTSVKKFAEGAYDELYLYYNEFVNALTQIPVEKRLLPLEDMSGSGSAPSYEYEPSPEGVLEVLLPKYAETLIYTALLDGKASEFGARMTAMGSATKNATKMVSNLTLTYNRARQAAITQEISEIVAGANAQS; translated from the coding sequence ATGGCTAAAGGCATGCGCGAAATAAAACGCCAGATCAAATCAATTCAGAACCAGAGGCAAATTACGAAAGCGATGGAGATGGTGTCAGCCGCTAAGCTGCGCCGTGCGCAGGAAGCTGCCCAAGCCTCTCGCCCGTATGCGGAGAAGCTCAAGGAAGTCGTGGACAGCATTGCTTCAGGTACCAAGGATGTGAAGCATCCGATGCTCGAGAAGCGTCCGGTCAAGAAGACAGGCTATCTCGTGATTACATCTGATCGCGGTTTGGCTGGCGGCTATAACGCTAACGTATTGCGCAAGGTAACCCAGACGATTCGCGAGCGCCATAAGTCTGCGGATGAATATGTGCTGTTCGTCATCGGACGCAAGGGACGGGATTACTTCAATCGACGCAATATGCCGATCTTGGAGGAAGTGACAGGCTTGCCTGACGCTCCTGCATTTGCGGATATTAAGTCGATTGCATACACTTCTGTGAAGAAATTTGCAGAGGGTGCTTATGATGAGCTGTACTTGTACTACAATGAGTTCGTCAATGCCCTGACGCAAATCCCGGTCGAAAAGCGCCTGCTTCCCCTGGAGGATATGAGCGGCTCCGGGTCTGCGCCTAGCTATGAGTACGAGCCTTCGCCTGAGGGCGTGCTAGAGGTGCTGCTCCCGAAATATGCCGAGACGTTGATCTATACGGCATTGCTTGACGGGAAAGCGAGCGAGTTCGGTGCTCGTATGACCGCAATGGGCAGCGCGACGAAAAATGCGACGAAGATGGTTAGCAATCTTACGTTGACGTACAACCGGGCGCGCCAGGCTGCGATTACCCAGGAAATTTCCGAGATCGTTGCCGGAGCGAACGCACAATCATAG
- the atpF gene encoding F0F1 ATP synthase subunit B — protein MDFVPSSTLIAIVAFLVLYWFLNKYAFGPLFGIMEKRRELIQEQITSAEQNRKQSEQQLAEQKQALQDARKEAYDIIEQARVTSTKQADDIIDTAKSEAGRLKNEAVKDIETEKNKAIAALRGEVSGMSVQIASKIVEKQIDEKSQQQLVDKYLKEVGGKS, from the coding sequence TTGGATTTTGTACCATCCTCAACGCTCATTGCTATAGTGGCTTTTTTGGTACTGTACTGGTTCCTTAACAAATATGCTTTCGGGCCGCTGTTCGGTATTATGGAAAAGCGCAGGGAGCTTATTCAGGAGCAGATTACATCGGCAGAGCAAAATCGCAAGCAATCTGAGCAGCAGCTGGCAGAGCAGAAGCAAGCTCTTCAAGACGCTCGTAAGGAAGCTTATGACATTATAGAACAAGCTAGAGTGACCAGCACGAAGCAAGCCGACGATATTATCGATACCGCTAAATCCGAGGCAGGCCGTCTGAAGAACGAAGCAGTGAAAGATATTGAGACCGAGAAGAATAAAGCGATCGCTGCGCTGCGCGGCGAGGTTAGCGGCATGTCGGTTCAGATTGCTTCCAAAATCGTGGAAAAACAGATTGACGAGAAATCTCAGCAGCAGCTTGTAGACAAATACCTCAAAGAGGTAGGAGGCAAATCATGA
- the atpD gene encoding F0F1 ATP synthase subunit beta produces the protein MKKGRVVSVMGPVVDVEFERGHLPEILNAIKIDHKGDENSKAINLTLEVAVHLGDNKVRAVAMSSTDGLIRGTEVIDTGAAITVPVGSATLGRIFNVLGEPIDNAGDAKSEVKLPIHREAPSFDELSTQAEILETGIKVIDLLAPYAKGGKIGLFGGAGVGKTVTIQELINNIAQEHGGISVFAGVGERTREGNDLYHEMKDAGVITKTAMVFGQMNEPPGARLRVALTGLTMAEYFRDVENKDVLLFVDNIFRFTQAGSEVSALLGRMPSAVGYQPTLATEMGQLQERITSTKKGSVTSIQAIYVPADDYTDPAPATTFAHLDATTNLERKISEMGIFPAVDPLASSSRILTPEVLGEEHYNVAQGVKQLLQRYKELQDIIAILGMDELSEEDKLTVARARKIQRFLSQPFHVAEAFTGTPGKYVSVKDTVRSFREILDGKHDDLPEAAFMYVGAIEEAVEKAKTL, from the coding sequence ATGAAAAAAGGACGCGTTGTATCCGTCATGGGTCCAGTTGTCGACGTGGAGTTCGAGCGCGGTCACCTGCCGGAAATTTTGAACGCGATCAAAATCGACCATAAGGGTGACGAGAACAGCAAAGCGATCAATCTGACGCTTGAGGTTGCTGTTCACCTGGGCGACAACAAGGTTCGTGCGGTCGCTATGAGCTCTACTGACGGTCTTATTCGTGGAACAGAGGTTATTGATACAGGTGCAGCGATTACTGTTCCTGTTGGTTCTGCTACGCTTGGACGGATCTTTAACGTACTGGGAGAGCCGATCGATAATGCAGGCGATGCAAAATCGGAAGTTAAGCTCCCGATTCACCGTGAGGCGCCATCGTTCGATGAGCTGTCGACTCAAGCTGAGATTCTGGAGACGGGCATTAAAGTTATCGACCTGTTGGCTCCCTATGCCAAGGGCGGTAAGATCGGTCTGTTCGGCGGTGCCGGTGTAGGTAAGACGGTAACGATTCAGGAACTGATCAACAACATCGCGCAGGAGCATGGCGGTATCTCTGTATTTGCCGGTGTTGGCGAGCGTACCCGTGAAGGTAATGACTTGTACCACGAGATGAAGGACGCTGGCGTTATTACTAAAACCGCGATGGTATTCGGACAGATGAACGAGCCGCCAGGCGCACGTCTGCGCGTTGCTCTGACAGGTCTGACCATGGCTGAATATTTCCGCGATGTGGAGAACAAGGACGTACTCTTGTTCGTCGACAACATCTTCCGCTTCACACAAGCGGGCTCTGAGGTATCCGCATTGCTGGGACGTATGCCATCGGCGGTAGGTTACCAGCCTACACTCGCTACCGAGATGGGTCAACTGCAAGAGCGGATCACATCGACGAAGAAGGGCTCGGTTACATCCATCCAGGCGATCTACGTTCCTGCGGATGACTACACGGACCCGGCTCCTGCGACAACGTTTGCTCACTTGGATGCAACCACGAACCTGGAGCGTAAAATCTCCGAGATGGGGATCTTCCCTGCGGTAGACCCGCTCGCTTCATCTTCCCGTATTTTGACGCCAGAGGTTCTGGGCGAGGAGCATTACAACGTAGCTCAAGGCGTGAAGCAGTTGCTGCAGCGCTACAAAGAGCTTCAAGATATTATCGCGATCTTGGGTATGGACGAGCTGTCCGAGGAAGACAAGCTGACGGTTGCGCGCGCGCGCAAAATTCAACGCTTCCTGTCCCAGCCGTTCCACGTTGCCGAAGCGTTCACAGGTACTCCGGGCAAGTACGTATCGGTTAAAGATACCGTGCGCAGCTTCAGAGAAATTCTGGACGGCAAGCATGACGATCTGCCGGAAGCGGCATTCATGTATGTAGGAGCGATTGAAGAGGCCGTGGAGAAAGCCAAAACGCTGTAA
- a CDS encoding TIGR01440 family protein, with protein sequence MDTRLHVIAVQTEKLVRELAEVGRLRAGQLLVIGVSTSEVLGQRIGTAGTLDVARQIYAGVSAVQEQLGFYPVFQCCEHLNRALVLSREAADRYGLEEVGAVPVPGAGGSMAAYAYRSLPDAVLVESVQAHAGIDIGDTFIGMHLRKVAVPVRPSIKQLGEAHVSMAWTRPKLIGGARAVYELEAQPTARPMDDSQYDTCK encoded by the coding sequence ATGGATACCAGACTTCACGTAATTGCCGTCCAGACGGAGAAATTGGTGAGGGAGCTTGCCGAGGTTGGCAGGCTTCGCGCCGGCCAGTTGTTGGTTATTGGCGTCAGCACCAGCGAGGTGCTCGGTCAGCGGATCGGAACGGCGGGTACGCTTGATGTTGCCAGGCAGATCTATGCCGGAGTCTCGGCCGTTCAGGAACAATTAGGCTTCTACCCCGTCTTCCAGTGCTGTGAGCATCTGAATCGGGCGCTTGTCCTCTCGCGGGAGGCAGCCGATCGATACGGGCTGGAGGAAGTAGGAGCCGTGCCGGTGCCTGGCGCGGGCGGGTCGATGGCTGCATATGCCTATCGCAGTCTGCCGGATGCCGTGCTGGTTGAGTCCGTACAGGCTCATGCAGGCATTGACATCGGCGATACCTTCATCGGGATGCATCTGCGCAAGGTGGCGGTGCCGGTTCGTCCGTCTATCAAGCAGTTGGGCGAAGCCCATGTCTCGATGGCATGGACACGTCCGAAGCTGATCGGCGGCGCGCGAGCCGTCTACGAGCTGGAGGCGCAGCCTACTGCCCGCCCGATGGACGACTCGCAGTACGATACATGCAAGTAG
- a CDS encoding ATP synthase subunit I — protein MDEIVRRAIRSSLLLVAACIAFRFLVPDSRTVVAGVILGLIASLMNALLLRRRIHAIDQAMQQDRPKRVSIGLGARLAVVLLVVMIAVKLPEQFSVPATLLSSFYVQFIALVIALVHSVRDSSGKG, from the coding sequence ATGGATGAAATTGTGAGGCGTGCGATTCGTTCTTCTCTGTTGCTTGTAGCAGCCTGTATCGCCTTCAGGTTCCTGGTTCCAGACAGCCGGACGGTTGTTGCTGGAGTCATACTCGGCCTAATAGCGAGTCTTATGAATGCGCTTTTGCTGCGCAGAAGAATCCATGCCATCGATCAAGCGATGCAGCAGGATCGCCCCAAGAGAGTTAGCATCGGGTTAGGCGCGCGCCTCGCTGTCGTGCTGCTGGTCGTCATGATTGCCGTCAAGCTGCCTGAGCAGTTCAGTGTGCCCGCAACCCTCCTTTCGAGCTTTTATGTTCAATTTATTGCGCTTGTCATTGCATTAGTACACAGTGTAAGAGATTCCAGTGGAAAGGGGTGA
- the atpB gene encoding F0F1 ATP synthase subunit A translates to MHLFPIIELGSLRFDLSTVIAIVVTTIICMVLGVLATRKLSVTNPTKMQNFMEWALEFMHSTVASTMPLEKAKKFVTFGLTLIMFIFVSNLLGLPFGIVFDAHEEVKLGNLVIISQELLDSKGGHAHVAFWKSPTADISVTAGLALLVFFVIHILGLTTNTKHYIKHYFQPFWIMFPLNIIETIAKPVTLALRLYANIFAGEVLISTILMLNWVGVPLLAVWQGFSIFVGAIQAFLFTVLTMVYIAQATVHEEHDH, encoded by the coding sequence ATGCATTTATTCCCGATAATTGAACTCGGGTCACTTCGTTTCGACCTTTCTACAGTCATAGCAATCGTGGTCACAACCATCATCTGTATGGTGCTTGGTGTTCTTGCCACGCGCAAGCTGTCTGTCACCAATCCGACGAAAATGCAAAACTTCATGGAGTGGGCGCTTGAATTCATGCACAGCACCGTTGCGAGTACGATGCCGCTTGAGAAGGCGAAGAAATTTGTTACCTTTGGCTTGACCCTGATCATGTTCATTTTTGTATCGAACCTGCTTGGTCTGCCATTTGGAATTGTCTTTGATGCTCATGAGGAAGTAAAGCTGGGCAATCTCGTCATCATTTCTCAAGAGCTGCTTGACTCCAAGGGCGGACACGCTCACGTTGCTTTCTGGAAATCTCCGACTGCGGATATTTCAGTAACGGCAGGTCTGGCTCTGCTTGTATTCTTCGTCATCCATATACTTGGTCTTACGACGAATACGAAGCATTACATTAAGCACTACTTCCAGCCATTCTGGATTATGTTTCCGCTCAATATCATCGAGACGATTGCGAAGCCAGTCACATTGGCATTGCGGCTTTACGCCAATATCTTTGCCGGTGAGGTTCTGATTTCCACCATCTTGATGCTGAACTGGGTAGGTGTTCCACTGCTTGCCGTATGGCAAGGCTTCAGTATCTTCGTCGGCGCGATTCAGGCCTTCCTGTTCACGGTGCTGACGATGGTGTACATCGCGCAAGCGACTGTCCACGAAGAGCATGATCATTGA